In a single window of the Cupriavidus sp. P-10 genome:
- a CDS encoding SCO family protein, with the protein MPRPASGLFAAFRRFSLFAALALALAACGQQKASFRNVDISGAADFGKDFSLPDHTGKVRTIADFKGKAVVMFFGYTHCPDVCPTTMAELKAVMEQMGPDAERVQVLFVTVDPERDTQALLAQYVPAFDPRFLGLRPADDAALQKLAKDFKVFYAKVPGSSPNNYTVDHSAGSYVFDPEGRLRLFIRHGQGPEPIAHDLKQLLS; encoded by the coding sequence ATGCCCAGACCCGCTTCCGGCCTGTTCGCCGCCTTCCGCCGCTTTTCCCTTTTTGCCGCGCTCGCGCTGGCGCTGGCCGCCTGCGGGCAGCAGAAGGCGTCGTTCCGCAATGTCGATATCAGCGGCGCCGCGGACTTCGGCAAGGATTTCTCGCTGCCTGACCATACCGGCAAGGTCCGCACCATCGCCGACTTCAAGGGCAAGGCAGTGGTGATGTTCTTCGGCTACACCCACTGCCCGGACGTGTGCCCGACCACCATGGCCGAGCTCAAGGCGGTGATGGAGCAGATGGGCCCCGATGCCGAGCGGGTCCAGGTGCTGTTCGTCACGGTCGATCCGGAGCGCGACACGCAGGCGCTGCTGGCGCAGTACGTCCCCGCATTCGATCCGCGCTTCCTGGGGCTGCGCCCGGCCGACGACGCCGCGCTGCAGAAGCTGGCCAAGGACTTCAAGGTGTTCTACGCCAAGGTGCCGGGCAGCTCGCCCAACAACTATACGGTGGATCACTCGGCGGGCAGCTATGTGTTCGATCCGGAGGGCCGGCTGCGGTTGTTCATCCGCCACGGCCAGGGTCCGGAGCCGATCGCGCACGACCTGAAGCAGTTGCTTTCCTGA
- a CDS encoding SURF1 family protein — protein MKAGRILGALPLAAALVVIAVTAALGNWQLNRAHEKEARAARLQALAAQPPVVLNTARLSQDVTDRRVRVTGRFDTARTVLLDNRPHGAGGRSGDSRAGFLVVTPLVIGPAQDPAGATRAVLVLRGWLPRDAQDRTRIAPFPTPEGEVTIEGTALATVPRVYSLGQSASAEAGGKIRQNLEIADYAAETGLALQPLVVAQRNDTEDGLARDWAPADAGADRHYGYAFQWFGLAALTVVLMAVLGWRARRRAASSAARNNA, from the coding sequence ATGAAGGCAGGCCGCATCCTCGGCGCGCTGCCGCTGGCCGCGGCGCTGGTGGTGATCGCCGTGACCGCGGCGCTCGGCAACTGGCAACTTAACCGAGCGCACGAGAAAGAGGCGCGCGCCGCGCGGCTGCAGGCTCTGGCGGCGCAGCCGCCGGTGGTGCTAAACACCGCGCGCTTGTCACAAGATGTGACCGACCGAAGGGTGCGGGTGACGGGGCGTTTCGACACGGCCCGCACCGTATTGCTGGATAATCGCCCCCACGGCGCTGGCGGCCGCAGTGGCGACAGCCGTGCCGGCTTCCTGGTGGTCACGCCGCTGGTGATCGGCCCGGCACAGGACCCTGCCGGCGCCACGCGGGCGGTGCTGGTGCTGCGCGGCTGGCTGCCGCGCGATGCACAGGATCGCACCCGGATCGCCCCGTTTCCGACACCCGAAGGCGAAGTGACCATCGAAGGCACGGCACTGGCGACCGTGCCGCGGGTCTATAGCCTGGGCCAGTCCGCCAGTGCCGAAGCCGGCGGCAAGATCCGCCAGAACCTGGAAATCGCGGACTACGCCGCCGAAACCGGGCTGGCGCTGCAGCCGCTGGTGGTCGCGCAGCGCAACGACACCGAAGACGGCCTCGCGCGCGACTGGGCACCGGCTGACGCGGGCGCGGACCGGCACTACGGCTATGCCTTCCAGTGGTTCGGCCTGGCCGCGCTCACGGTGGTGCTGATGGCCGTGCTGGGCTGGCGCGCACGCCGGCGCGCGGCATCGTCAGCGGCCCGCAACAACGCATGA
- a CDS encoding SCO family protein, whose translation MAQQDSAPAPAGTPAIPASPQDPRIDARTRRGRLQMLMLLLVCASPVIASYFTYYVIKPRGGATNYGALVDPQRPMPPVRVNDEQGNAVPLEQYRGKWLLVTADPSACGEACAKKLFTIRQIRAGQGQDRERIVPVWLITDDGKVDERLSAAYNEPYAGVRFLRIDRQVAQQWLPAETGKRAEDTIFLVDPLGNLMMRFPQDPDPKKVSGDLKKLLKVSRIG comes from the coding sequence ATGGCACAGCAAGACTCCGCCCCGGCGCCCGCCGGGACTCCGGCGATCCCGGCCTCGCCGCAGGATCCCCGCATCGACGCGCGCACGCGCCGCGGCCGCCTGCAGATGCTGATGCTGTTGCTGGTGTGCGCCTCGCCAGTGATCGCCTCTTACTTCACCTACTACGTCATCAAGCCCCGGGGCGGCGCCACCAACTATGGCGCGCTGGTCGACCCGCAACGGCCGATGCCGCCGGTGCGCGTCAACGACGAGCAGGGCAACGCCGTGCCGCTGGAGCAGTATCGCGGCAAGTGGCTGCTGGTGACGGCCGATCCGTCCGCGTGCGGCGAGGCCTGCGCCAAGAAGCTTTTCACCATTCGCCAGATCCGCGCCGGGCAGGGACAGGACCGCGAGCGCATCGTGCCGGTGTGGCTGATCACCGATGACGGCAAGGTTGACGAGCGCCTGAGCGCCGCCTACAACGAGCCCTACGCTGGCGTGCGCTTCCTGCGCATCGACCGCCAGGTGGCGCAGCAATGGCTGCCGGCCGAAACTGGCAAGCGCGCCGAGGACACCATCTTCCTGGTCGATCCGCTCGGCAACCTGATGATGCGCTTCCCGCAGGACCCCGATCCCAAGAAGGTGAGCGGCGACCTGAAGAAGCTGCTCAAGGTCTCGCGCATCGGGTAA
- the cyoE gene encoding heme o synthase → MKEKTPSVVTATHPHSLGKLSRIRHLTRQYAALTKPRVTQLAVFCAIIGMFLATPGMVPWRVLIGGAAGIWLLAGAAFAINCLVEQKIDALMRRTAWRPSATGEITTAQTLVFSALLGGAGMWMLHEFANDLTMWLTFATFLGYAVVYTILLKPATPQNIVIGGLSGAMPPALGWAAVAGEVPAEAWFLVLIIFTWTPPHFWALALYRRADYAKSGLPMLPVTHGERYTLLHILLYTLIMIAATLLPFVYGMSGYIYLAAALALGGGFLAYAWKMYRNYSDELAQRTFRFSILYLSLLFAALLVDHYFKFVPQV, encoded by the coding sequence ATGAAAGAAAAGACCCCTTCCGTGGTTACCGCTACACACCCTCATTCACTGGGCAAGTTGAGCCGGATACGGCACCTGACCCGGCAATATGCCGCCCTGACCAAGCCGCGCGTGACGCAGCTGGCAGTCTTCTGCGCCATCATCGGCATGTTCCTGGCCACGCCCGGCATGGTGCCGTGGCGCGTCCTGATCGGTGGTGCCGCCGGCATCTGGCTGCTCGCCGGGGCCGCCTTCGCCATCAACTGCCTGGTCGAGCAGAAGATCGACGCGCTGATGCGCCGCACCGCCTGGCGCCCGTCCGCCACCGGCGAGATCACCACGGCGCAGACGCTGGTGTTTTCCGCCCTCCTTGGCGGCGCCGGCATGTGGATGCTGCACGAGTTCGCCAACGACCTGACGATGTGGCTGACCTTCGCCACGTTCCTGGGCTACGCGGTGGTCTACACCATCCTGCTCAAGCCGGCCACGCCGCAGAACATCGTCATCGGCGGCCTGTCCGGCGCGATGCCGCCGGCGCTGGGCTGGGCCGCCGTCGCCGGGGAAGTGCCGGCCGAGGCCTGGTTCCTGGTGCTGATCATCTTTACGTGGACGCCGCCGCACTTCTGGGCGCTGGCACTGTACCGCCGCGCCGATTACGCCAAGTCCGGCCTGCCGATGCTGCCGGTCACGCATGGCGAGCGCTACACGCTGCTGCATATCCTGCTGTACACGCTGATCATGATCGCGGCGACGCTGCTGCCGTTCGTCTACGGCATGAGCGGCTACATCTACCTGGCGGCCGCGCTGGCGCTGGGTGGCGGCTTCCTCGCCTACGCCTGGAAGATGTATCGCAACTATTCGGACGAGCTGGCGCAACGCACCTTCCGCTTCTCGATCCTGTACCTGTCGCTGCTGTTCGCGGCGCTGCTGGTCGACCATTACTTCAAGTTCGTGCCGCAGGTCTGA
- a CDS encoding COX15/CtaA family protein has translation MLLQLAIIGVLIALLPLSYVLVKGDRNKYRKLVWITAFLTLDLIMFGSFTRLTDSGLGCPDWPGCYGHSNPHAAMEPIRAAETALPSGPVTLMKAWIEMIHRYFAMAVGVLIIALMVLAWVKRRELKQSPWFATGVLVLVCVQGAFGAFTVTMKLQPIIVVTHLMLGMGLLAALIWLGSRSDPPHPVAPQAGRLHWPVRIGLLLLVIQIFLGGWVSTNYAVLACTDFPLCNGQLVPEMDFRHGFTLWRQLGMTADGDYIPHAALVAIHWVHRGFAFVVLGYLAWFGLRARRLEGLHRQAGWLLGMLVLQLATGMSNIVFDWPLVAAVAHNGGAAVLLLLLVRLHYNIGLAGLTIGAARATAPAPNAARAT, from the coding sequence ATGCTGCTGCAACTGGCCATCATTGGCGTCCTGATCGCACTGCTGCCGCTCAGCTACGTGCTGGTCAAGGGCGATCGCAACAAGTACCGCAAGCTGGTCTGGATCACCGCTTTCCTGACGCTGGACCTGATCATGTTCGGCAGCTTCACGCGGCTGACCGACTCCGGCCTGGGCTGCCCGGACTGGCCGGGCTGCTACGGCCACTCTAACCCGCATGCCGCGATGGAGCCGATCCGCGCAGCCGAGACCGCGCTGCCCAGCGGCCCGGTGACGCTGATGAAGGCATGGATCGAAATGATCCACCGCTATTTCGCCATGGCGGTGGGCGTGCTGATCATCGCGCTGATGGTGCTGGCCTGGGTCAAGCGCCGTGAGCTGAAGCAGTCGCCGTGGTTTGCCACCGGCGTGCTGGTGCTGGTGTGCGTGCAGGGCGCGTTCGGCGCCTTCACGGTGACCATGAAGCTGCAGCCGATCATCGTGGTCACGCACCTGATGCTGGGCATGGGCCTGCTGGCGGCGCTGATCTGGCTGGGCTCGCGCAGCGACCCGCCGCACCCGGTCGCCCCCCAGGCGGGGCGGCTGCACTGGCCGGTGCGCATCGGCCTGCTGCTGCTGGTGATCCAGATTTTCCTGGGCGGCTGGGTCAGCACCAACTACGCGGTGCTCGCCTGCACGGACTTCCCGCTGTGCAACGGCCAACTGGTGCCGGAAATGGACTTCAGGCACGGCTTCACGCTGTGGCGACAGCTCGGCATGACGGCCGATGGCGACTACATCCCGCACGCGGCGCTGGTGGCGATCCACTGGGTGCACCGGGGCTTCGCTTTCGTGGTGCTGGGCTATCTGGCGTGGTTCGGCTTGCGCGCGCGCCGGCTGGAGGGGCTGCACCGGCAGGCAGGCTGGCTGCTCGGCATGCTGGTGCTGCAACTGGCAACCGGGATGTCCAATATCGTGTTCGATTGGCCCCTGGTGGCGGCGGTCGCCCACAACGGCGGCGCGGCGGTGCTCCTGCTGCTGCTGGTCCGCCTCCACTACAATATAGGGCTCGCCGGGCTCACGATCGGGGCCGCCCGCGCCACTGCCCCTGCACCGAACGCCGCCCGCGCCACATGA